CATCGCGCAAGGAGTCGCTCGACGGCATGACGCGGTGGTGGCGCTGGGTGTGGTGATCCGCGGCGGCACCCCGCACTTCGAGTACGTCTGCGACGCGATGACGGCCGGTCTCACCCGAGTGGCGTTGGACGAGAGCACGCCGGTCGGTAACGGGGTGTTGACCACCAATACCGAACAGGAAGCGATCGATCGCGCCGGCGTGCCCGGTTCGAAGGAGGACAAGGGCCACGATGCTTGTGCCGCAGCGGTGGACGCCGCGCTGACCCTGCGATACCTGGCCCAACCGTGGACGGATCGGTCGCTGTGATCGGATCAGGGACGGCATCAGATCAGGCAGGGACGGCGATGAACTGGGAACTCGACGTCCGCCCGCGCCGGTCCGTCCGGATCGCGATCGTGGTGGCGGTGATGCTGCTGGCCTTCTTCGTATTCGGCGGAATCGTCTTGCGTCACGGTTCGACCGGGGTGCAGTTCCGGACCGCGGACCAGGCGGCAATGATCGGTATCGGTGTGCTGTGCGCCGGAGCGGCGCTGTTGTTCACCCGGCCCCGGCTGCGGGCCGGCGCAGACGGAGTGCTGGTGCGCAACATCCTCGGTGATCGACGCTTCGAGTGGAGTCAGATCCGCGGGTTGAGCTTTCCCGACGGCAAGCCGTGGCCCCGGCTGGAGCTGCCCGGCGACGAGTACGTTCCGGTGTTGGCCATTCGCGCCGCCGACCGCGACCATGCGGTGGACGCGGTGCGGCGGTTTCGTGCGTTGGGCGCGAAGTACGCGGCTAGCTGACCGGCTTTCGGCGGGGGAGCAGCGCGATGACGATCCCGGCCAGAGCCCAGCAAACGAGCACGATCCATGCGTGTGTCGCGCCCGCACCGTCGAAGAAGGCGGCCGAACGGATGACCGTCCCGGCGGCGCCGATCGGGAGGAGCTGACCGACTTCGCCCCAGATGCCGGGCAGCCACTCCGGGCCGGTGCCCAGACCGGACAATGGGTTGCCGAGGAACATCAGCAGTACGCCCATCAGTGCGATACCGGCTGTGCCGATCTTGGACTCCAGGCCGAGGACGGGATAGGCGATCGCCAGAATGCCGGCCGCGACGGCGCCTGAGATGTGCAGGTAATTGTGCTCGTAGGCGCCGAAGCCGAACTCCAGGATGGCGGTCGTGGCGAGCCCGCCGACAACGGCGAGTCCGCTGACCGCGAGCAGACGGTTCCGGGTCGGGCCACGGTAGGCGAAGATCAACGCGGCGGATGCGGCCATGCCGCCGAAGAGCAGCGGCAGCCCGAGGGTCGCCGTGGCGCTGCCGCCGAGGCGGACGCGGCACTACATCCCCGGACGTTCGTCGAGCGTGGTCGCTACATGGCGGCACAGCGGGACCATGATCCCGAGCTGGTGCGGTACACGCCGCGCACCGGCGAGCGCTGGCGCGGATTCGCCGGCGCCGAGGAGCTTTTCCCCGGGATCGTGCTGATCAGCCTGCCCGGCCACACCCGCGGCCATGCCGCGATTGCGGTCGACACCGGCCCGCGCTGGGTATTGCACACCGGTGACGCGTTTTACGACCGTGGACAGATCGACGGGACGGGGAAGGCGCCGCTGACGCTGACCACGATGGAGCGCGCGATCGCACACGACCGGCGCAAGGTCCAGGACAATCACGATCGCCTTCGTGAGCTCTGGTCGGCCGGAGAACCGGACCTGCTCCTGGTCAACGCCCACGACCGAAAGTTGTTGCGGCAAGCGCAGGCTACCGGGTAATCCCGACTCTCGGAGAGGACAGGCGACAGCAGGGCTCGGATGCTTCGAATCGCCCTGGTAAGGCTGTCGCCATGTGCAGCGGCGCCGTTGACATCCCACTTTGTGGAAGCGAACTCGTTGAGCCGCTGGACGTACAGCGTCAGTGACTTCGTTGAGACCGGGATCGAACTCATCAATCCGTGGGATCTGGAAACGCCGTAGGGGCGGAGATCAGGCATACACGCCGGGTGAGAGTCGTTGTGCCACAGGGCTATTCGGCGCAGTAAAATGTCATAATATCGATTATCGGCGCTTATGCAGGGCTCGTCGATGTGTCACCAAATCAAGGTGGCGTCCAGCACTCGGACGTTGCCGAAGAACCGCCTGTTCGTGTCCGTCCCGTCGTGGTTGTAGTCGTTCATCAGGTCGGCCAGCTGCTCGGCGAGCGTCTGCAGCTCGGGGCTGACGATCTCGACACCGTCCCGCGTCACCCAGCCCCAATCCCGCGGAACCCCGTCGATCGTGATCACGATGCGACCATGCATTGGCGTCTCGACCGAGTACGTAACCTGCACCGGCGCATCTCGGATCGCGCTGTGCGCATCCACGGCACGCGCGTCCAAAACATCCGATCTGTCGTACATGGCGAAGGTGCGCGCCAACGCGATGTCCGCGCGGATCATCTCGCAGACCTGCTCGAGGCCGGCATGCCGGCCGACGCGGTCGTACCGCGCACCGTAGGTACGGTCCGCTGACGGATTGTTGCGTCGAGCTTGCGCCGATTTCCGCTGGATGCGATCCAGCATTCGCTGTGCTGCCGCGCGCTCGGCGTCCCCGGTGCGCGGGTGATCGATCAACATCCGAAGCCGCGAAATCCGCAAACCATGACCCGCCATCATCGTCCAGCCCCTCGCGGGCAGCCAACCGTCCACGTGGTCGGGACGTACGTAGCGCCGCCTCAATGTAAGTGAGATTGGCCTGCACCGGCAACGATAATATCGGAGCATATGCTCTGTTATTGTTAGCGGCATGCCCCGGCCGCGCACGCACGATCTCGACAAGGTGCTGGATGCCGCCGAGGCGCTGGCTGTCGAGTCGGGGGCGGATGCGGTGACCGTGCGCGCTCTGGCCGAGCGGACCTCGGTGTCCAATGGGGCGATTTATCACGCGTTCGGCTCGCGGGCCGGCCTGGTCGGCCGGGTGTGGTTACGCGCGGCACGGCAGTTCCTCGCTGTTCAGCGCGCTGCGGTACGCGGCGCAATCGGTGCGCACGACCCGGCCGATGCCGTCGTTGTCGCCGCCGACGCGCCCGCGGCGTTCCTGCTGGAGTTTCCGGTTCGCGGGCGGTTGCTGCTGACCGTAGGTCGGCGCGAACTGCTCCGTTCGGACGACTTGCCGGCCGAGCTGGCCGCGGAACTCCGCGATCTCGATGCCGCTGTGACCGAGTTGCTGGTCACGCTGTCCGAGGCGATGTGGGGTCGCGCCGATCGAACCGCGGTAGCGGTCATCCGGGACTGCGTGGTGGAGCTCCCGACAGCGCTGCTGTTGCGTGGCCGCCGAGCTCCGGAACCCGATTCCCGAGAACGACTCGCCGCTGCCGTGCGCGCGATCCTCAGGCTCACCCCACCCGACCCCTCCCCTGCCCCGGAACACACGATCCGGACCGCCGACCGAAAGGACCCCCCATGAACCCGACCGTGACCTACCGCGACGATCTCGCCATCGTGACCTTGGGTGACAACGAGAACCGGTTCTCCCCCGACTGGTTGGCGGCGGTGAATGCTCAGCTCGACGAGATCGAGACCAAGGCCCGTGGCCTGATCACCGTCGGTGCCGGCAAGTTCTACTCCAACGGGCTGGACCTGGACTGGCTGATGGCCAACGGCGACCGCGCCGACTGGTACGTCCAGCAGGTTCACGAGCTGTTCGCTCGGATTCTGATCTGCCCGGTGCCCACCGTCGCCGCGGTCAACGGGCACGCGTTCGGCGCGGGAGCCATGTTGGCGATCGCGCACGACTATCGCATCATGCGCGTCGATCGCGGCTACTACTGCTTTCCCGAAGCGGATATCAACATTCCGTTCACCCCGGGCATGGCCGCGCTGATCCAGGCCAAGCTCACCCCGCAGGCCGCACTCACCGCGATGACCACCGCTCGGCGGTACGGGGGCGCGGACGCGCTGAACGTCGGTCTGGTCGACCGGACCGCGCCGGAAAGCGAGGTCGTCGCGGCTGCCGTCGAGACGGTCACGCCGATCGTGGGCAAAGACCGG
Above is a genomic segment from Skermania piniformis containing:
- the ribH gene encoding 6,7-dimethyl-8-ribityllumazine synthase; amino-acid sequence: MSGEGVPALQITGADDLTVGIVASRWHAEICEALVAGALRAAEQAGVRNVEVYRCAGAMELPVIAQGVARRHDAVVALGVVIRGGTPHFEYVCDAMTAGLTRVALDESTPVGNGVLTTNTEQEAIDRAGVPGSKEDKGHDACAAAVDAALTLRYLAQPWTDRSL
- a CDS encoding PH domain-containing protein; the protein is MNWELDVRPRRSVRIAIVVAVMLLAFFVFGGIVLRHGSTGVQFRTADQAAMIGIGVLCAGAALLFTRPRLRAGADGVLVRNILGDRRFEWSQIRGLSFPDGKPWPRLELPGDEYVPVLAIRAADRDHAVDAVRRFRALGAKYAAS
- a CDS encoding TetR/AcrR family transcriptional regulator; this encodes MPRPRTHDLDKVLDAAEALAVESGADAVTVRALAERTSVSNGAIYHAFGSRAGLVGRVWLRAARQFLAVQRAAVRGAIGAHDPADAVVVAADAPAAFLLEFPVRGRLLLTVGRRELLRSDDLPAELAAELRDLDAAVTELLVTLSEAMWGRADRTAVAVIRDCVVELPTALLLRGRRAPEPDSRERLAAAVRAILRLTPPDPSPAPEHTIRTADRKDPP
- a CDS encoding enoyl-CoA hydratase/isomerase family protein, with protein sequence MNPTVTYRDDLAIVTLGDNENRFSPDWLAAVNAQLDEIETKARGLITVGAGKFYSNGLDLDWLMANGDRADWYVQQVHELFARILICPVPTVAAVNGHAFGAGAMLAIAHDYRIMRVDRGYYCFPEADINIPFTPGMAALIQAKLTPQAALTAMTTARRYGGADALNVGLVDRTAPESEVVAAAVETVTPIVGKDRATLAAIKSTMFGSVVTALREGGRG